In one Echinicola marina genomic region, the following are encoded:
- a CDS encoding YjjG family noncanonical pyrimidine nucleotidase, translated as MKKYRHLFFDLDHTLWDYDRNVQESLSELYEVYSLENLGVPSNHDFYKAFIKVNHGLWDHYDKGKIDKITLRKERFRRIFDQLGAGTVEVPKEMEDDFMHRTSTKPHLFPYSKEILDYLNEKYDLHIITNGFDESQAKKIASSGISNYFKLVVTSETTGHKKPDKRIFEYAMRQLKTNAEECLMIGDNPRSDVEGARSVSIDQVYFNPMGLDIAVEATYTIQELKELEKIL; from the coding sequence TTGAAAAAGTACCGCCACTTATTTTTCGATTTGGACCACACTTTGTGGGATTATGATCGAAATGTACAAGAGTCATTATCTGAATTATATGAGGTTTATTCGTTGGAAAATCTTGGAGTACCATCGAACCATGATTTTTACAAAGCCTTTATAAAGGTAAATCATGGTTTATGGGATCATTATGATAAGGGGAAAATTGATAAAATAACCCTTAGAAAGGAACGTTTCAGAAGGATTTTTGACCAGCTTGGTGCGGGTACGGTAGAAGTACCAAAAGAGATGGAGGATGATTTTATGCATCGTACTTCCACAAAGCCGCATTTATTTCCGTATTCCAAGGAAATTCTGGACTACTTAAATGAGAAATATGATTTGCATATTATCACTAATGGATTTGATGAAAGTCAAGCCAAGAAAATAGCTTCATCAGGAATTAGTAATTATTTCAAGCTGGTGGTTACCTCTGAAACAACAGGACATAAAAAGCCTGATAAGCGGATTTTTGAATATGCAATGAGGCAACTTAAAACCAATGCTGAAGAGTGTTTGATGATAGGTGATAATCCCAGGTCTGATGTGGAAGGGGCCAGAAGTGTCTCCATAGATCAGGTTTATTTTAACCCCATGGGATTGGATATAGCCGTCGAGGCAACCTATACTATTCAAGAACTCAAAGAATTAGAAAAAATTCTTTAG
- the pruA gene encoding L-glutamate gamma-semialdehyde dehydrogenase, whose amino-acid sequence MLKGFFNIPEPKNEPVFDYAPGSAERAKLQEAIREARAMEVDIPMYIGSEEVRTGNKLPLSPPHDHQHILGYFHEGDKSHVEQAINAALGAKEAWETMEWEQRAAIFLKAADLIAGPYRYKMNAATMLGQSKNAYQAEIDSACEIVDFLKFNVKYMTEIYSQQPPISGNGVWNRTEQRPLEGFVFALTPFNFTAIAGNLPTAPAMMGNTVVWKPAYTQIYAAQVLMEVFKEAGVPDGVINLIYVDGPATGEVVFNHPDFAGIHFTGSTAVFQTIWKTIGENITKYKSYPRIVGETGGKDFMIAHKSAHAKQFATGLVRGAFEFQGQKCSAASRAYIPSNLWEDVKKYMVEDLASIKMGGTEDFGNFVNAVIDEKAFDRITKYIDNAKADGLEVIAGGNYDKSKGYFVEPTVLLTKDPMYTTMCEEIFGPVLTIYVYEENNFEATLELVDQTSPYALTGAIFSQDRYAAQLATQKLRNAAGNFYINDKCTGAVVGQQPFGGARASGTNDKAGAMINMLRWVSPRTIKETFVTPTDYRYPFLGED is encoded by the coding sequence ATGTTAAAAGGTTTCTTCAACATACCGGAACCGAAAAACGAACCGGTATTTGATTATGCTCCTGGCTCAGCAGAAAGAGCTAAATTACAGGAAGCAATCAGAGAGGCTCGCGCTATGGAAGTGGATATTCCAATGTATATTGGTAGCGAGGAAGTAAGGACAGGGAATAAGCTTCCACTTTCTCCTCCACATGACCATCAGCACATCCTTGGATATTTTCATGAAGGTGATAAGTCTCATGTTGAGCAGGCGATTAATGCTGCTTTGGGCGCTAAAGAAGCATGGGAAACTATGGAATGGGAGCAAAGAGCTGCTATTTTCTTAAAAGCTGCCGATTTGATCGCTGGACCTTATAGGTATAAGATGAATGCTGCTACGATGTTGGGGCAATCAAAAAATGCCTATCAGGCGGAAATTGATTCTGCTTGTGAAATCGTGGACTTCTTGAAGTTCAATGTCAAGTACATGACGGAAATTTATTCCCAGCAGCCTCCGATTTCCGGAAATGGCGTTTGGAATAGGACTGAACAACGTCCATTGGAGGGTTTTGTCTTTGCCTTGACTCCTTTTAACTTTACTGCTATTGCGGGAAACTTGCCTACCGCTCCAGCTATGATGGGGAATACAGTAGTTTGGAAACCTGCCTATACCCAGATTTATGCTGCTCAGGTGTTGATGGAGGTGTTCAAAGAAGCAGGGGTACCTGATGGCGTGATCAACTTGATTTATGTAGATGGACCAGCTACCGGTGAAGTAGTGTTCAATCACCCTGACTTTGCAGGTATTCACTTTACAGGTTCTACGGCCGTGTTCCAGACAATTTGGAAAACTATCGGTGAAAATATCACGAAATATAAATCCTATCCTAGAATCGTTGGTGAAACAGGCGGTAAGGACTTTATGATTGCTCACAAATCTGCCCATGCTAAGCAATTTGCTACAGGATTGGTAAGAGGTGCGTTTGAATTCCAAGGCCAGAAATGTTCTGCCGCTTCCCGTGCTTATATTCCGTCTAACCTTTGGGAAGATGTGAAGAAGTACATGGTGGAAGATCTCGCAAGCATTAAAATGGGCGGAACTGAGGACTTCGGCAATTTTGTCAATGCAGTAATCGATGAGAAAGCATTTGATAGGATCACCAAATATATCGATAATGCCAAAGCTGATGGTCTTGAAGTGATCGCCGGAGGTAATTACGATAAATCAAAAGGCTATTTTGTAGAGCCAACAGTATTGTTGACCAAGGATCCAATGTACACAACCATGTGTGAGGAGATTTTCGGTCCAGTATTGACCATTTATGTGTATGAGGAAAATAATTTTGAAGCTACCCTTGAATTGGTAGACCAAACTTCTCCATATGCACTTACAGGGGCTATATTCTCTCAGGACAGGTATGCTGCTCAGTTGGCCACTCAGAAATTGAGAAATGCTGCTGGTAACTTCTATATCAATGACAAGTGTACAGGAGCAGTAGTTGGACAGCAGCCATTTGGTGGAGCCAGGGCTTCAGGTACCAATGATAAAGCTGGTGCCATGATCAATATGTTGAGATGGGTATCACCAAGAACCATCAAAGAAACATTTGTGACTCCTACGGATTACAGATATCCTTTCTTAGGGGAGGATTGA
- the gldJ gene encoding gliding motility lipoprotein GldJ has protein sequence MLSMTLLASCAKNNGPTYGRRTAGNPGKVSASTGAELNFDLEDTTQFTVVRLKDPVVGPKLKYIQGGRAVLGTQEQDVMAFRDNVERTVTVASFYMDETEVTNVDYKEFLFNMRSRVSADSLNKLEPREDVWSEALSYNDVYSTYYFRHPGFNFYPVAGVTWAQANAYSKWRTVYVNELYRQENELDSTMSRNMLIERGVVLPSYRLPNEAEWEYAAKAMIGTQYLDENQENGRIYPWDGRGVRNPYDVKRKSRQGDLLANFKRGRGDYAGIAGGITNDGEIIPANVYEFPPNDFGLYNMSGNMNEWVQDVYRPLSYEDFEDLNPLRKDGTLDDADLYGTSLIDDNYRVYKGGSWKDVAYWLSPGTRRFMHQDSATNSIGFRCAMISVGADDR, from the coding sequence ATGCTGTCAATGACACTTTTGGCCTCTTGTGCTAAAAACAATGGACCAACTTATGGTAGGAGGACCGCAGGGAATCCCGGAAAAGTCAGTGCTTCAACTGGAGCTGAGCTGAATTTTGACTTGGAGGATACTACACAATTTACTGTTGTTAGACTTAAGGATCCTGTGGTAGGACCGAAACTGAAATATATTCAAGGTGGTCGTGCTGTCTTGGGGACACAGGAGCAAGATGTAATGGCCTTCAGGGACAATGTAGAGCGAACCGTGACGGTGGCGTCTTTCTATATGGATGAAACTGAAGTAACCAATGTGGATTATAAGGAGTTTCTTTTCAATATGAGAAGCCGTGTAAGCGCAGATTCATTGAATAAGCTGGAGCCTAGAGAGGATGTTTGGTCTGAAGCATTATCTTATAATGACGTATATTCTACTTACTATTTCCGTCATCCAGGATTTAACTTTTATCCAGTAGCAGGTGTCACCTGGGCGCAAGCAAATGCCTATTCAAAGTGGAGGACAGTTTATGTAAATGAACTTTATAGACAAGAAAATGAATTGGATAGTACCATGAGCAGAAATATGCTTATTGAGCGCGGTGTGGTACTACCTAGTTACCGATTACCAAATGAGGCTGAGTGGGAATACGCCGCTAAAGCCATGATCGGAACGCAGTATTTGGATGAGAACCAAGAAAACGGTAGGATTTATCCTTGGGATGGTAGAGGAGTGAGAAATCCATATGATGTGAAAAGGAAGTCTCGCCAAGGAGATCTTTTGGCTAACTTTAAACGTGGTAGAGGTGATTATGCAGGTATTGCAGGTGGGATCACCAATGATGGAGAAATCATCCCTGCCAATGTGTATGAATTCCCTCCTAATGATTTTGGATTGTACAATATGTCCGGTAATATGAACGAATGGGTTCAGGATGTTTATAGACCATTGTCTTATGAAGATTTCGAAGACCTAAACCCATTGAGAAAGGATGGTACCCTAGATGATGCAGATTTATATGGTACTTCTTTGATTGATGATAATTACCGGGTGTATAAAGGAGGTTCCTGGAAGGATGTGGCTTATTGGCTGTCTCCTGGTACAAGGAGATTTATGCACCAAGATTCCGCTACAAACAGTATTGGCTTTAGGTGTGCGATGATTTCCGTAGGTGCAGACGACCGTTAA
- the pafA gene encoding alkaline phosphatase PafA, with protein MKKFALASLILLAALSTGFAQNSKKPKLVVGIVVDQMRYEYLHKFHDRYTEGGFKRLMHEGFMMKNGHYNYIPTYTGPGHSSVYTGTTPATHGIIGNSWYVRSMDGNMYCAGDSTVTGIGGTASSGNISPRNMLTTTITDELQLSTNRRSKVVGIAIKDRGAALPAGHLGDAYWYDGKTGEFMSSTYYGEELPSWVEKFNKKKYPQKYLSKDWKPLYNIKTYKQSIEDDNDFEAPFIGRETTSFPYDLRELQEKNGGLGLISSTPFGNDLTLDLAYAALEGEDLGKGDDTDFLAISFSSTDYVGHRFGPASKEIEDTYLRLDQGLDKFFAYLDKEYGKGEYLVFLTADHAVADVVNYMKSIDIPTDSFNAGFAKTQLQGFTRQKYGEGDWILNTSNEQIFLNRKLISEKGLDLAKVQRDVADFMMRFDGIKETYTASDMMSHEYTQGRAHLLQMGFNHKSSGDVLLILEPAWLVNSSRGTTHGTGYKYDTHVPILFYGWNVEAGSSSRYCTITDIAPTVSMLLNIRIPNGASGEPILEITD; from the coding sequence ATGAAAAAGTTTGCCTTAGCCAGTTTAATTTTGTTGGCTGCCTTATCCACGGGATTTGCTCAAAATTCCAAAAAACCAAAATTAGTAGTAGGTATTGTAGTGGACCAAATGCGTTACGAATATTTACACAAATTTCATGACCGTTATACCGAAGGTGGTTTCAAACGCCTGATGCATGAAGGCTTCATGATGAAAAATGGCCACTATAATTATATCCCTACTTATACTGGGCCTGGACATTCATCTGTCTATACAGGTACCACGCCTGCCACCCATGGCATCATTGGGAACAGCTGGTATGTAAGAAGCATGGATGGCAATATGTATTGTGCTGGTGACAGTACGGTTACGGGGATTGGAGGGACTGCTTCTAGCGGAAATATTTCCCCAAGAAACATGTTGACTACCACCATAACGGACGAACTTCAACTATCCACGAACCGTCGTTCAAAAGTGGTGGGCATAGCCATTAAAGACCGTGGTGCGGCCCTGCCGGCAGGACATTTGGGAGACGCCTATTGGTATGATGGAAAGACAGGCGAATTCATGAGTTCTACATATTATGGAGAGGAACTCCCCAGCTGGGTTGAAAAATTCAATAAGAAAAAATATCCTCAAAAATACCTTTCAAAAGACTGGAAGCCGCTTTACAACATCAAAACCTACAAACAAAGCATAGAGGATGACAACGATTTTGAAGCACCATTTATTGGTAGAGAAACGACCAGTTTCCCATATGACCTTAGGGAGCTTCAAGAGAAAAATGGTGGTCTTGGGCTCATTTCTTCTACTCCTTTTGGCAATGACCTCACTTTGGACCTCGCCTATGCTGCCCTTGAAGGCGAGGACCTTGGAAAAGGGGATGATACGGACTTTTTGGCCATAAGCTTCTCTTCTACGGATTATGTTGGACACCGATTTGGCCCTGCTTCCAAAGAAATCGAAGATACCTATTTAAGATTGGACCAAGGGCTGGACAAATTCTTTGCCTACTTGGATAAGGAATATGGAAAAGGAGAGTACCTAGTTTTCCTTACTGCTGACCATGCAGTGGCCGACGTAGTCAATTATATGAAAAGTATCGATATTCCTACTGATAGCTTTAACGCTGGCTTTGCCAAAACACAGCTCCAGGGCTTTACTCGTCAAAAATATGGCGAAGGTGATTGGATTCTAAACACTTCCAATGAGCAAATCTTCCTTAACAGAAAGTTGATCAGTGAAAAAGGGCTTGACTTGGCAAAAGTACAAAGAGATGTTGCTGATTTTATGATGCGATTTGATGGTATCAAAGAAACATACACTGCTTCAGATATGATGAGCCATGAATACACCCAAGGTAGAGCACACCTCCTTCAAATGGGCTTCAATCACAAGTCATCAGGTGATGTACTATTAATTTTAGAGCCCGCATGGCTGGTCAACTCATCAAGAGGAACCACCCATGGCACTGGTTATAAATATGATACGCACGTTCCCATTTTATTTTATGGCTGGAATGTGGAAGCAGGAAGCAGCTCTAGGTATTGTACCATTACGGACATCGCCCCTACAGTATCCATGCTACTAAATATAAGAATTCCAAACGGTGCAAGTGGTGAACCAATCTTAGAGATCACTGATTAA
- a CDS encoding aminopeptidase P N-terminal domain-containing protein, translating to MSKRKILLAILICLGINTVMAQSYFDDGLDKSFHQGRRDALREMLPDNSAAVIFTAPVKNRSNDVDFVYHPNTDFFYLTGYREPNAVLVVFSEPRLVGGKMIDEVIYVQERDENAEMWNGKRLGVEGVKEKLGFEHVFLNSQFSSEAKVDFGELDKIMTFNLKGIEESNANKDMMVLQADFKAASNYPEQISKVTNQMYDLIKSTDLENSANVAQVIGRYRKYYPEVENDKLLIAFADADTPEKRMEIANNLPETKIDVAALPQIMTELRGVKTPEEIEMLKNAIRISAIGQVEVMKALKPGISEREVQGIHEFVYKRYGAEAVGYPSIVGAGQNGCILHYISNDLRDPQKRLMLMDLGAEWRGYTADVTRTIPISGKFTKEEKAIYDLVFKAQEEAMYICKPGTEFGEVNKVAQRIINEGLAELGVIVRGQRHRYFPHGTSHHLGLDVHDRGTYGPLKEGMVLTVEPGIYIPEGSDCDEKWWNIAVRIEDDVLITQDGFVNLSADAPRSSEDIEAMMEKPSILEDWVLPEL from the coding sequence ATGAGTAAAAGGAAAATACTGTTGGCCATTTTAATTTGCCTAGGTATAAATACAGTAATGGCCCAATCCTATTTTGATGACGGTCTTGACAAATCTTTTCATCAGGGAAGAAGAGATGCATTAAGGGAAATGCTTCCTGATAATTCGGCCGCAGTAATTTTTACTGCTCCCGTCAAGAATAGATCTAATGATGTGGACTTTGTTTATCACCCCAATACCGATTTTTTTTATTTAACGGGCTATAGAGAGCCCAATGCGGTGTTGGTGGTTTTTAGTGAACCTCGATTGGTAGGAGGAAAAATGATAGATGAGGTGATCTATGTGCAGGAAAGAGATGAAAATGCTGAAATGTGGAATGGAAAAAGGTTGGGGGTCGAGGGAGTAAAAGAAAAATTAGGTTTTGAGCATGTCTTTTTGAATTCCCAGTTTTCAAGTGAGGCAAAAGTTGATTTTGGTGAATTGGACAAAATCATGACCTTTAATCTTAAAGGAATTGAAGAAAGCAATGCCAATAAAGATATGATGGTATTGCAAGCAGATTTTAAGGCTGCCAGCAATTATCCAGAGCAGATTTCGAAGGTGACCAACCAGATGTATGATTTGATCAAGTCTACCGATTTGGAAAATTCTGCTAATGTCGCACAAGTGATAGGGAGATATAGGAAATATTATCCAGAGGTGGAAAATGATAAATTGTTGATTGCGTTTGCTGATGCGGACACGCCCGAGAAGCGGATGGAAATAGCCAATAACTTGCCAGAAACTAAGATTGATGTCGCCGCTTTACCACAGATAATGACCGAATTAAGAGGTGTGAAAACTCCTGAGGAAATTGAAATGTTGAAAAATGCTATCCGTATTTCTGCGATTGGACAAGTGGAAGTGATGAAAGCATTGAAGCCTGGTATATCTGAAAGGGAGGTGCAAGGGATTCATGAATTTGTCTATAAACGCTATGGAGCGGAGGCTGTTGGTTATCCTTCTATTGTAGGGGCAGGTCAAAATGGTTGTATTCTGCATTATATTTCCAATGATTTGAGAGATCCACAGAAAAGGTTGATGTTGATGGATCTTGGTGCAGAGTGGAGGGGGTATACAGCAGATGTGACCAGGACCATTCCTATTTCAGGGAAATTTACTAAAGAGGAAAAAGCCATTTATGATTTGGTTTTCAAAGCACAGGAGGAGGCCATGTACATATGTAAGCCAGGGACTGAGTTTGGGGAGGTCAATAAAGTGGCCCAAAGGATCATTAATGAAGGTCTAGCGGAACTGGGGGTTATTGTGAGGGGGCAGCGTCACCGTTATTTCCCCCATGGAACGAGTCACCATTTGGGACTTGATGTACATGATAGAGGAACTTATGGGCCATTGAAAGAAGGAATGGTGCTGACAGTTGAGCCAGGTATTTATATTCCAGAAGGAAGTGACTGTGATGAGAAATGGTGGAATATTGCGGTTAGAATAGAGGATGATGTTTTGATTACCCAGGATGGTTTTGTTAACCTTTCTGCAGATGCCCCTAGGAGTAGCGAAGATATTGAAGCCATGATGGAAAAGCCGAGTATATTGGAAGATTGGGTATTGCCAGAATTATAA
- a CDS encoding ArsR/SmtB family transcription factor, whose product MRLKNISLNYGMRVFKALSEEPRVRIIHLLIQNKELCISDLEHILEFTQTKTSRHLAYLKNSGLVGSRRVDQWTFYYILDEAIEIINQIFKFIQKDVNLIRDQEIYEILLSNRELAINKIENTPYR is encoded by the coding sequence ATGAGACTTAAAAATATCAGTTTAAACTATGGCATGCGGGTCTTCAAGGCACTTTCTGAAGAACCCAGGGTTAGGATTATCCATCTATTGATCCAAAATAAGGAACTCTGTATTTCTGATTTGGAACATATTCTTGAATTTACCCAGACCAAGACCAGCAGGCACTTGGCCTATCTCAAAAATTCAGGTTTGGTAGGCAGCCGAAGAGTGGATCAATGGACCTTTTATTATATTTTGGATGAAGCCATTGAGATCATTAATCAAATTTTTAAGTTCATCCAAAAAGATGTGAATTTGATCCGAGATCAGGAAATTTATGAAATCCTTCTGTCCAATAGAGAATTGGCCATCAATAAGATAGAAAACACCCCTTATCGTTAA
- a CDS encoding carboxypeptidase-like regulatory domain-containing protein produces the protein MKITKLHLPLFLLFFLMMTGITSSYAQDSQDKKIIQLSGIILNEDSTTAISGVNVYVPNKGRGTSSNNFGYFSMPVATGDSIVFSFVGLKNQSFKVPDTVEDDKISLILTMVQDEIALGEVEVMPYPTEEEFKQAILAMTVDEIPLDKGNLSPQMLLRWAEQMPSSPNENFRSFQSGQMQQIQDRYGPRSFPLLNPFAWANFIKSIKRGDLKSKD, from the coding sequence TTGAAAATCACTAAATTACATCTCCCTTTATTTTTGCTGTTTTTCCTGATGATGACAGGAATCACTTCTTCTTACGCACAAGATTCGCAGGACAAAAAGATTATCCAACTTTCTGGTATTATTTTAAATGAAGATAGCACCACAGCCATTTCGGGTGTTAACGTATATGTACCCAATAAGGGCAGAGGAACCAGCTCCAACAACTTTGGCTATTTTTCTATGCCTGTAGCCACAGGAGACAGCATTGTATTTAGCTTCGTGGGCCTAAAAAATCAAAGCTTCAAAGTACCCGACACTGTTGAAGACGATAAAATCAGCCTTATTCTTACGATGGTACAGGATGAAATAGCCTTGGGAGAAGTAGAAGTCATGCCCTATCCTACTGAAGAAGAATTCAAACAAGCCATATTGGCCATGACAGTGGATGAAATCCCTTTGGACAAGGGAAATTTAAGCCCACAAATGCTGCTCAGATGGGCTGAACAAATGCCTTCCTCACCTAATGAGAATTTCAGAAGCTTCCAAAGTGGCCAAATGCAACAAATTCAAGATCGCTACGGCCCAAGATCATTCCCTCTACTTAATCCATTCGCTTGGGCTAACTTCATCAAGTCCATCAAGCGGGGAGATTTAAAAAGCAAAGATTAA
- a CDS encoding YCF48-related protein, translating into MKKYILFFLVIQLFALHAFSQSWRRMSGWGNELTGIHWVNDDVGYISGDEIILKTIDGGLSWIEQESPVDGKMLALDFFDNDMGLIVGEGGLVFRTIDGGEQWNLVDLGQSENLNSVQYLTESKVYLAGDAGSVFLSTDSGETWSMQNIGFTADFNAMHFYNLDTGYLATSDAKVLRTVDGGNSWAEINTPVSAPLNDIVFVNDTTGYAVGDAGTILKSIDAGLNWTFIQSGTEFNYNRVDFHGSNPNVGLVAGENGVVLYTNNAGLTFSQRTSRTGQNIYGLSYKLATNNVYAVANSGVLISSANSGSSWSLRMSGRNNDFTASQFVSDLRGYVVGQEALVLLTTNGGSSFTDRSRPLSVPFNDLEFVSASFGYVVGDNGTILITTNSGGGWTALNPNTEKDLYGIHFFDANIGYIVGENGYIAKTENRGVNWTTIAEGGLSIHYRDIDFFDQDTGLIIGDQGNIYRTDGADNWQKVSLEASEDFTALKILDELTVLVVGKSGALYKSEDKGLSWQKISLTYAQDFSGIDFLDESVGFIAGEKGLIIQTMDQGETWEQTLTSTYQDFTDISFGDLNTGYAVGENGIFYQYSCLVPLEPSAIFGEEDICLSQQIYTIQDEVGAGVTYEWRVDGGTILEGQGSNRVVVQWDTPGRNAVLVRGQNVCGNGPTTGLEVLVSEQPSQVAEVIGDGIACLGMVQPFEVDSIPGTSYIWEVSGGVIKEGQGTAHIAVEWESEGNQSLKVFPRNTCGEAVVFEKAITVSKAPAQPGSISGPIKVGLKEEIYEVPLVVGVNYQWSTDGGTILEGQGTNQVLVSWEVEGDFTLNVVPMNACESGPSQSLDVNVDLITSIEKEGGNGKINIYPNPSSGDIHITLSGLSEVMEISIVDPMGRNIRKINPDNGIYDFDIQNLPKGMLVIVVKSRQGKTVEKLWIK; encoded by the coding sequence ATGAAAAAATATATACTTTTCTTTTTGGTCATCCAGCTTTTTGCCCTTCATGCCTTCTCTCAAAGTTGGCGTAGGATGTCAGGATGGGGGAATGAACTTACTGGAATCCATTGGGTAAATGATGATGTGGGGTATATTTCAGGGGATGAAATTATTTTAAAAACCATAGATGGAGGGCTGAGCTGGATAGAGCAAGAAAGTCCTGTTGATGGCAAGATGCTTGCTTTAGATTTCTTTGATAATGATATGGGGTTGATCGTTGGTGAAGGAGGTCTGGTATTCAGGACCATCGATGGTGGTGAACAGTGGAATTTGGTGGATTTAGGACAGAGTGAAAACCTAAATTCAGTCCAATACCTGACAGAAAGTAAAGTTTATCTTGCAGGGGATGCAGGAAGCGTGTTTCTGTCCACTGACAGTGGTGAAACTTGGTCCATGCAAAATATAGGTTTTACAGCTGACTTCAATGCTATGCATTTTTATAACCTGGACACAGGTTATTTGGCCACTTCAGATGCAAAAGTGCTTAGAACCGTCGATGGTGGGAACAGTTGGGCTGAAATCAATACGCCCGTCAGCGCACCATTGAATGATATTGTGTTTGTAAATGATACTACCGGTTATGCTGTGGGAGACGCGGGGACAATTTTGAAATCTATAGATGCCGGGTTGAATTGGACTTTTATCCAAAGTGGAACCGAATTTAATTATAATAGAGTTGATTTTCATGGTTCTAATCCAAATGTAGGCTTAGTGGCTGGTGAAAATGGAGTGGTTTTATACACCAATAATGCCGGGCTTACCTTTTCCCAGCGAACGAGTAGAACTGGCCAAAATATTTATGGCCTCAGCTATAAATTAGCAACGAATAATGTCTATGCTGTAGCTAATTCCGGCGTGCTGATTTCTTCAGCCAATTCCGGGAGTTCATGGTCACTTAGGATGTCAGGAAGGAACAATGACTTTACGGCGAGCCAGTTTGTGAGCGATCTTCGCGGTTATGTAGTAGGGCAGGAAGCTCTTGTGCTTTTGACAACAAATGGGGGGAGCTCCTTTACGGATAGGTCAAGGCCTTTGTCTGTACCATTTAATGATTTGGAGTTTGTGTCTGCATCATTTGGTTATGTGGTAGGCGATAATGGGACCATTTTAATCACTACCAATTCTGGTGGAGGCTGGACTGCCTTGAATCCCAATACGGAGAAGGATTTGTACGGTATACACTTTTTTGATGCCAATATAGGGTATATCGTTGGTGAAAATGGATATATCGCCAAAACGGAAAACCGAGGAGTCAATTGGACGACAATAGCAGAAGGAGGACTTTCTATTCATTATAGGGATATTGATTTCTTCGATCAGGATACAGGCTTGATCATAGGGGATCAAGGAAATATTTATCGGACAGATGGAGCGGATAATTGGCAAAAAGTAAGTTTAGAGGCTTCAGAGGATTTTACCGCATTGAAAATATTGGATGAATTGACTGTTTTGGTGGTAGGTAAATCAGGAGCCTTATATAAATCGGAAGATAAAGGGCTGAGCTGGCAAAAGATTTCATTGACCTATGCCCAGGATTTTTCAGGGATTGATTTCCTAGATGAGTCTGTCGGCTTTATTGCTGGGGAGAAAGGTCTGATTATTCAAACCATGGATCAAGGTGAAACTTGGGAACAAACCTTGACTAGCACCTATCAGGATTTTACAGATATTAGTTTTGGAGATTTGAATACGGGATATGCGGTAGGAGAAAACGGGATTTTTTATCAATATAGCTGTTTGGTTCCCTTGGAGCCGAGTGCTATTTTTGGTGAGGAAGATATTTGCTTGAGCCAACAAATTTATACTATTCAGGATGAAGTAGGGGCAGGAGTGACTTATGAATGGAGAGTAGATGGAGGAACCATTTTGGAAGGACAAGGAAGCAATAGAGTAGTAGTTCAATGGGATACTCCTGGAAGGAATGCAGTTTTGGTAAGAGGACAAAATGTCTGTGGAAATGGGCCAACTACCGGCTTGGAAGTTTTGGTTTCGGAGCAGCCTTCCCAAGTAGCTGAGGTTATAGGTGATGGGATTGCTTGTTTGGGTATGGTGCAGCCCTTTGAAGTGGATTCAATACCTGGTACTTCTTATATATGGGAAGTAAGTGGCGGTGTCATCAAAGAAGGTCAAGGTACCGCCCATATTGCAGTGGAATGGGAGAGTGAGGGTAACCAGTCCTTAAAAGTGTTTCCGAGAAACACTTGCGGTGAAGCGGTTGTTTTTGAGAAAGCCATCACTGTAAGCAAAGCACCTGCGCAGCCAGGCAGTATCAGTGGGCCTATTAAAGTGGGGCTGAAGGAGGAAATTTATGAAGTTCCTTTGGTGGTGGGCGTAAATTACCAATGGAGTACTGATGGCGGAACCATATTGGAAGGTCAGGGAACGAATCAGGTTTTGGTTTCTTGGGAAGTAGAAGGTGATTTTACTCTAAATGTTGTTCCTATGAATGCTTGTGAATCAGGGCCATCACAAAGCTTGGATGTAAACGTAGATTTGATTACTTCAATAGAAAAAGAGGGAGGAAATGGAAAGATAAATATTTATCCAAACCCATCTTCAGGAGATATCCACATTACCCTATCAGGGCTCTCTGAAGTGATGGAAATCAGTATAGTGGACCCCATGGGTAGAAATATACGGAAAATCAACCCTGATAACGGGATTTATGACTTTGATATACAGAATTTGCCAAAGGGAATGCTGGTGATAGTGGTCAAAAGCAGGCAGGGAAAGACTGTGGAAAAGCTGTGGATAAAGTAG